From the genome of Pseudarthrobacter sp. NIBRBAC000502772:
GCGCAGGTCTCCGGCGGAATGGACAACTACGGCTTTCAAACTGCATCCTCCACGAGTGTCAGGTCGCGTCCCTTGGTTTCCGGGGCGAAGAAAGTGGCCACAAAGGCGATGGCGGAGTAGAGGACCATCATTCCGGCCACCGGCCACCAGGAGTTGGTGAACAGGGCCAGCAGGCCGGCGGCGATGATGGGGGCGAGGCCGCCGGAGAGCACACCGCCGATTTCCTTGGCCATAGCCAGCTGGGTGTAGCGGTTGCGGGAGCCGAAAAGTTCGTTCACGTAGGCCGACTGGACCGAGAACATGCCCAGCACGGAGACGGACAGGCCGATGATCAGCGCCAGCGAGACCAGGAACGGATCGCGGGACTGCATCATCAGCAGGGCCGGGACGGCGAAGCACATCTGGAAGCCGGACAGGGCGCGGTACATGCTGCGGCGACCGAATTTGTCGGAGAGCCAGCCGGCCAGCGGAACCGTGGCGAAGCCGAGGAACGAGCCGATCAGCAGCGCGAAGGTGCCCACGCTCTTGTCCATGCTCAAGCCCGTGACGATGTAGCCGATGAGGAAAGTCTGGATCATGGCCGAGTTGCCGGATTCGCCGATCCGCAGTGCCATGGCCAGGAAGAAGGCCTTGCCCTTGCGCTTGGTTTTGGCGGCCAGCGCGGTGGGTGCTTCGGCGGACTGCCCGACGGCGGCGCCGGACTCAGCGGCGAAGGCGGCGGCAGCAGCGGCGTCGGCGATTTCCTGCGCACGGGCGGCCTCGAAGACGGGGCTTTCCTTGAGGTTGCGGCGCATCCAGAGGGCGTACAGCGTGATGCCGATGCTGGCGATGAACGGCAGGCGCCAGCCCCAGCTCATGAGTGCTTCTTCGGGCAGGAGCGTCAGCAGGACCCACAGGCCGGAGGCCAGCAGCGTGCCGGAGTTGGTGCCGAGACAGACGAAGGAGGCGATCAGGCCACGCTTCTTGGGCGGGGCATATTCGGCCAGCATGACCGATGCACCGGAGAGTTCTGCGCCGGCGCCGAAGCCCTGGGCGAGGCGGAGGAACACGAGGATGACCGGCGCGGCGAGGCCGATCTGGGCGTAGCCGGGCAGGAAGCCGATAAGCATGGTGGAGACGCCCATCATCATGATGGTGATGACCAGGACCTTCTTGCGGCCCACGCGGTCACCCATGCGGCCGAAGAACCAGGCGCCCACCGGGCGGGCCAGGAAGCCCACGCCGTAGGTCATGAAGGCGATCAGCAGGCCCACTACGGGGTCGAAGTTGGGGAAGAAGATTTTGGGGAAGATGATGGCGGCGGCCAGCGAATAGAGCTGGAAGTCCATGTATTCCATGGCCGTTCCGAGCCAGCCGGATACTGCAGTCCTGATCAGGTCTTTGGATGAGCGCTGGGTGGCGCCTACCTGGATTGTTG
Proteins encoded in this window:
- a CDS encoding MFS transporter, whose product is MTATIQVGATQRSSKDLIRTAVSGWLGTAMEYMDFQLYSLAAAIIFPKIFFPNFDPVVGLLIAFMTYGVGFLARPVGAWFFGRMGDRVGRKKVLVITIMMMGVSTMLIGFLPGYAQIGLAAPVILVFLRLAQGFGAGAELSGASVMLAEYAPPKKRGLIASFVCLGTNSGTLLASGLWVLLTLLPEEALMSWGWRLPFIASIGITLYALWMRRNLKESPVFEAARAQEIADAAAAAAFAAESGAAVGQSAEAPTALAAKTKRKGKAFFLAMALRIGESGNSAMIQTFLIGYIVTGLSMDKSVGTFALLIGSFLGFATVPLAGWLSDKFGRRSMYRALSGFQMCFAVPALLMMQSRDPFLVSLALIIGLSVSVLGMFSVQSAYVNELFGSRNRYTQLAMAKEIGGVLSGGLAPIIAAGLLALFTNSWWPVAGMMVLYSAIAFVATFFAPETKGRDLTLVEDAV